A part of Hippea maritima DSM 10411 genomic DNA contains:
- the atpA gene encoding F0F1 ATP synthase subunit alpha translates to MQIKASEVSEVIKKEIENAKEFIDISETGTVLSVGDGIARVYGLSNVMANELVQFENGVIGMALNLEEDNVGVVVLGDDKDIKEGDKVKRTKRISQVPVGKALVGRVVNALGEPIDGKGPIESEHYRRIEVKAPGIVQRQSVKEPLQTGIKAIDAMIPIGRGQRELIIGDRQIGKTQIALDTIINQKDTDVYCIYVAVGQKRSTVARIWKKLEEMGAMEYTTIVAATASDPAPLQYIAPYAGVAMGEYFRDNGMHALIIYDDLTKHAQAYRQVSLLLRRPPGREAYPGDVFYLHSRLLERAAKLSDELGGGSLTALPIIETQAGDVSAYIPTNVISITDGQIYLEGDLFYGGIRPAVNAGISVSRVGGAAQIKAMKQVAGMLRLALAQYRELAAFAQFGSDLDKVTQQQLNRGARLTEILKQPPYAPLPVEKQILIIYAGNNGYLDDIAVENVQKFEAELYKFVEEKHPDILTEIKEKKKIDDELKAKMDKALEEFKKVFKP, encoded by the coding sequence ATGCAGATTAAGGCAAGTGAAGTCAGTGAAGTCATCAAAAAAGAGATAGAGAACGCCAAAGAGTTTATCGATATAAGTGAAACGGGAACCGTCCTGAGTGTTGGTGATGGTATTGCAAGGGTTTATGGACTTTCCAATGTTATGGCTAATGAGCTTGTTCAGTTTGAGAATGGCGTTATAGGCATGGCTTTAAACCTTGAAGAAGATAATGTCGGTGTTGTTGTTTTAGGTGATGACAAGGATATTAAAGAGGGCGACAAGGTTAAAAGGACAAAGAGGATTTCTCAAGTCCCGGTTGGTAAGGCATTGGTTGGTAGAGTGGTAAATGCTTTGGGTGAACCTATAGATGGAAAAGGTCCCATAGAGAGTGAACATTATAGAAGAATCGAGGTTAAAGCACCTGGCATAGTTCAAAGACAGTCGGTTAAAGAGCCTCTCCAGACAGGAATCAAGGCAATAGATGCTATGATTCCTATCGGAAGAGGACAAAGGGAGCTTATTATTGGTGATAGGCAGATTGGTAAAACCCAGATTGCTTTGGATACAATAATTAACCAGAAGGATACAGATGTTTACTGTATATATGTTGCCGTTGGACAGAAGAGGTCCACTGTAGCAAGAATCTGGAAAAAATTAGAAGAGATGGGCGCTATGGAATACACCACTATAGTTGCAGCAACAGCATCTGATCCAGCACCGCTTCAGTATATAGCCCCATATGCCGGTGTTGCTATGGGTGAGTATTTTAGAGATAACGGGATGCATGCACTTATAATCTACGACGATTTAACAAAACACGCCCAGGCATACAGGCAGGTTTCTTTACTTCTTAGAAGGCCACCAGGTAGGGAGGCATATCCTGGTGATGTTTTCTACTTGCATTCAAGACTACTTGAGCGTGCAGCAAAACTCTCCGATGAACTCGGTGGCGGCTCTTTAACGGCTCTGCCTATTATTGAAACACAAGCTGGAGACGTTTCTGCTTATATTCCAACAAACGTTATCTCCATTACAGATGGTCAGATTTACTTAGAAGGAGATCTCTTCTATGGTGGAATTAGACCTGCTGTTAACGCTGGTATTTCAGTTTCAAGGGTCGGTGGTGCAGCCCAGATTAAAGCAATGAAACAAGTTGCAGGAATGTTGAGGCTTGCTTTGGCTCAGTACAGAGAGCTTGCAGCTTTCGCTCAGTTTGGTTCGGATTTGGATAAGGTTACGCAGCAGCAACTTAATAGAGGAGCAAGGCTTACAGAGATTCTAAAACAGCCTCCTTATGCGCCGCTACCTGTTGAGAAACAGATATTGATAATTTATGCTGGAAATAATGGATATCTTGATGATATAGCCGTTGAGAATGTTCAAAAATTCGAAGCTGAATTGTATAAATTTGTTGAGGAAAAACACCCAGACATACTGACTGAAATTAAAGAAAAGAAAAAAATAGATGATGAGCTTAAAGCTAAAATGGATAAGGCATTAGAAGAATTCAAAAAGGTTTTCAAACCCTAA
- the atpH gene encoding ATP synthase F1 subunit delta — translation MIDRKVSIRYARALLGVCADKGLDEDEILKMLKELDAFFGENPQVLEYLSTYVVSTDNKKKVIEQLVNNEMLADFLNYVIRKGRFALFSQIVEIFEELVDEKKGRVKAIVKSAVELDSEEKNKLKEQLSKKLNKDVEFEFFVDGDLIAGIIVQVKDVVYDGSVKTYLSNLEQRLLRLSV, via the coding sequence ATGATTGATAGAAAGGTTTCAATTAGGTATGCAAGGGCACTTTTGGGAGTATGTGCGGATAAAGGGTTGGATGAAGATGAAATTTTGAAGATGTTAAAGGAACTTGATGCCTTTTTTGGCGAGAATCCCCAGGTTTTGGAGTATTTATCCACTTATGTTGTGTCAACTGATAATAAGAAAAAAGTCATTGAACAGTTGGTGAATAATGAAATGTTGGCTGATTTTTTGAATTATGTAATTAGAAAAGGAAGGTTTGCGCTATTTAGCCAGATAGTGGAAATATTTGAAGAATTAGTTGATGAGAAAAAGGGAAGGGTAAAGGCAATTGTTAAAAGTGCTGTTGAGCTTGATAGTGAAGAAAAGAATAAACTAAAAGAACAGCTAAGTAAAAAGCTTAATAAAGATGTTGAGTTTGAATTCTTTGTTGATGGAGATTTAATTGCTGGCATTATTGTTCAGGTTAAGGATGTGGTCTATGACGGTAGTGTAAAGACCTATCTTTCTAATTTAGAGCAAAGATTATTAAGACTTTCAGTTTAG
- a CDS encoding ATP synthase F0 subunit B: MIKKILKVFFGLVLILVLPTIVFAAEEGSSMEPHMLWRIIDFILFIAILYYFLKKPVADFFRGRKESIVGEFENAKRAKEEAEKLLRETEEKLKALEDEIRRIIETFESMAESEKQRILAELEQTIKRIRNSIEEEKASILSKAKMELLKSMSEETIANLKEKFSNLSKDEHAKINDKFIRSLQQ; this comes from the coding sequence ATGATTAAAAAAATTCTAAAAGTCTTTTTTGGTTTAGTGTTGATTTTGGTATTGCCAACCATTGTTTTTGCTGCTGAGGAGGGCTCATCTATGGAGCCTCATATGCTGTGGAGGATTATAGATTTTATCCTCTTTATCGCCATTCTTTACTACTTTTTGAAAAAACCTGTTGCCGACTTTTTTAGAGGTAGAAAAGAGAGTATAGTAGGTGAGTTTGAGAATGCAAAAAGAGCAAAAGAAGAGGCGGAGAAGCTTTTAAGAGAGACAGAAGAAAAGCTTAAAGCCTTAGAGGATGAAATTAGAAGAATAATAGAAACGTTTGAATCTATGGCAGAAAGCGAAAAACAGAGGATTCTTGCAGAGCTTGAGCAGACCATAAAGAGAATTAGGAACTCTATAGAAGAGGAAAAAGCATCAATTTTGTCTAAGGCAAAGATGGAGTTGTTAAAAAGCATGAGCGAAGAAACAATAGCAAACTTAAAAGAAAAGTTTAGCAATCTATCTAAAGATGAGCATGCAAAAATCAATGATAAATTTATAAGGAGCTTGCAACAATGA
- a CDS encoding ATP synthase F0 subunit B, which produces MINIDSTLFAQMVAFGIVLVLLNFLLYKPLLSKIKERLSTIDELEKTAEHLKQEAQKNEQEYSLRLQEAEKQAKESYNSSVNVALKEKEEKVAEESKKAFEEIGKFEYEVKKEIEIELASSKDYSIELSNKIYKQLVG; this is translated from the coding sequence ATGATAAATATCGATTCTACTCTTTTTGCGCAGATGGTGGCTTTTGGGATTGTTCTTGTACTGCTCAATTTCCTTTTGTATAAGCCGCTGCTGAGCAAAATTAAAGAGAGGCTCTCTACCATTGATGAGCTTGAAAAAACTGCTGAGCATCTAAAACAAGAAGCCCAAAAGAACGAGCAAGAATATTCCCTAAGGCTTCAAGAAGCTGAAAAACAGGCAAAAGAATCTTACAATTCCTCTGTTAATGTTGCCTTGAAAGAGAAAGAAGAAAAGGTAGCTGAGGAAAGTAAAAAGGCATTTGAGGAGATAGGTAAGTTTGAATATGAGGTTAAAAAAGAGATTGAGATAGAACTCGCCTCATCAAAGGATTACAGTATAGAGTTATCTAATAAAATTTACAAACAGCTTGTAGGGTAG
- a CDS encoding universal stress protein: MGKYEVVVIAKGSEAGVKAAKKAASIAKQKNKRRIHLVFVNDVDFYSGEGMGYVREDMAKSLENIGDAIMRKLEHAIKEEHQDVEIERIELHGKTAEEILKFLNENDIEILIIPKEERGPIEKSLTRGDIEPFFNEIQQRVKCILVE, translated from the coding sequence ATGGGGAAATATGAGGTTGTTGTTATAGCTAAAGGTTCTGAGGCTGGGGTGAAAGCTGCTAAAAAAGCAGCTAGTATAGCAAAGCAGAAAAACAAAAGAAGAATACATCTTGTTTTTGTTAATGATGTCGATTTTTATTCAGGTGAGGGTATGGGTTATGTTAGAGAAGATATGGCTAAAAGTTTGGAGAATATAGGCGATGCCATAATGAGAAAACTTGAGCATGCCATAAAAGAAGAACATCAGGATGTCGAAATAGAAAGGATTGAATTGCATGGAAAAACAGCGGAGGAGATTTTAAAGTTTTTAAATGAGAACGATATAGAGATTTTGATAATACCCAAAGAAGAGCGTGGCCCCATAGAAAAATCTTTAACAAGAGGTGATATCGAACCATTTTTTAATGAAATACAACAGAGAGTTAAGTGCATCCTTGTAGAATAG
- a CDS encoding SLC13 family permease produces MKKTFLLGVLLIFLTVGFSNAATLRVGGILKNEHGAGIDGVEVEILYNHKIIAKSETTDEGTYFIETKIKNSINPRDVYIRFDKTTYKTIEKPIENILHSKLPDGSDIYISSVNETLHRAITPAFWIALGVLVLTFALISFEVLHRTVAALFGASVLLFVSYTLGTFNESYFVLSFEEAVKGIDFNVILLLMSMMIIVGVMKKTGIFQWLAYKSYALSKGNVFKLSIILMFVTAVVSAFLDNVTTMLLIAPVSIEIALMLNINPLSLLIPEVIASNMGGTATLIGDPPNIMIGSYAHLTFNQFLINLADVITIILIVNVFVMKFFFGKEYKKGRIENVDELLQKLKEEYKITDKKLLNYCLFILGFVIVLFVTHGFLHMEPSIAAMIGASLILLFSGVDITEMMEHEVEWTTLVFFMMLFVIVEASVQTGVIMMVANWVKDLAGNSLALAIILIIWVSAIASAIVDNIPFTATMLPVVAYLTRTIPDAGNTLWWALALGACLGGNGTLIGASANVVTAGISERTGYPITFKEFLKVGVPATAISVAIGMVWLLLGG; encoded by the coding sequence GTGAAGAAAACCTTTTTACTTGGTGTGTTGCTTATTTTTCTGACTGTAGGATTTAGTAATGCTGCTACTTTAAGAGTAGGGGGGATACTAAAAAACGAACATGGAGCAGGTATAGATGGAGTTGAGGTTGAAATACTCTACAACCACAAGATTATAGCAAAAAGTGAAACTACCGATGAAGGAACTTATTTTATTGAGACAAAAATAAAAAACTCCATAAATCCTCGGGATGTGTATATAAGGTTCGATAAAACTACCTATAAGACGATTGAAAAACCTATAGAGAATATACTCCACTCAAAGCTCCCAGACGGAAGTGATATATACATATCTTCTGTCAATGAAACGCTCCATAGAGCTATAACGCCAGCATTTTGGATAGCCTTAGGTGTGCTTGTATTGACATTTGCATTGATATCTTTTGAAGTGCTCCACAGAACCGTAGCTGCTCTGTTTGGTGCAAGCGTGCTTCTATTTGTTTCCTATACACTTGGGACCTTTAATGAGAGTTATTTTGTGCTGTCATTTGAAGAAGCTGTTAAAGGTATAGATTTCAATGTTATATTGCTTTTAATGAGCATGATGATAATAGTTGGCGTTATGAAGAAAACAGGGATTTTTCAGTGGCTGGCTTATAAATCTTACGCTTTGAGTAAAGGCAATGTATTTAAATTGTCTATTATACTGATGTTTGTTACGGCTGTAGTGTCTGCATTTTTAGATAATGTTACGACGATGCTTTTGATTGCGCCGGTTTCTATAGAGATAGCATTGATGTTAAACATAAATCCGTTGAGTCTTTTAATACCTGAGGTTATAGCCTCAAACATGGGTGGCACTGCTACATTGATAGGAGATCCTCCAAACATAATGATAGGTTCTTATGCCCATCTTACATTTAATCAGTTTCTTATAAATTTGGCCGATGTGATTACCATAATTCTTATTGTCAATGTATTTGTTATGAAGTTCTTCTTTGGTAAGGAGTATAAAAAAGGTAGAATAGAAAATGTGGATGAACTTTTACAGAAATTAAAAGAAGAGTACAAAATAACCGACAAAAAACTCTTAAACTACTGCTTGTTTATCTTGGGTTTTGTTATAGTTTTGTTTGTTACGCATGGTTTTTTACATATGGAGCCTTCTATTGCTGCTATGATAGGAGCATCGTTAATACTACTATTTAGTGGTGTGGATATAACAGAGATGATGGAGCATGAGGTTGAGTGGACTACGCTTGTTTTCTTTATGATGTTGTTTGTTATAGTTGAGGCGAGTGTTCAAACCGGTGTTATAATGATGGTTGCTAATTGGGTTAAAGACTTAGCCGGAAATAGCTTAGCTTTGGCTATCATACTTATAATTTGGGTAAGCGCCATAGCCTCTGCCATTGTAGATAATATACCATTTACGGCGACTATGTTACCTGTTGTTGCTTATCTTACAAGAACTATACCGGATGCGGGCAATACCCTATGGTGGGCTTTAGCGTTGGGTGCGTGTTTGGGTGGTAATGGGACCCTTATAGGAGCCAGTGCCAATGTTGTAACGGCTGGAATTTCCGAGAGAACAGGCTATCCTATAACTTTCAAAGAATTTTTAAAGGTTGGAGTACCAGCAACGGCTATATCTGTTGCTATAGGTATGGTATGGTTATTATTAGGAGGTTGA
- a CDS encoding ParB/RepB/Spo0J family partition protein, giving the protein MPKKTGLGRGIEAIFGDLSVEYEDRISVLELDLIEKSPFQPREEFEQEKLKELAESIKEKGVIQPIIVRESNGKYQIVAGERRFLAAKMAGLSSIPAIVRELSDEEAAEIALIENIQRKDLNPIEEALAYKRLMENFGYTQEELSKRIGKDRATIANTLRLLKLPNEVIEMLKSGQISAGHARALLALKDNKEQVKLAEKIKKEKLSVREAEKAAYDSKQIEQLKEIEEKLKTVTSYPAKIRFKNNKYKVEFVLDSLDKLDEFLRRIGG; this is encoded by the coding sequence ATGCCTAAAAAAACGGGACTTGGTAGAGGAATTGAGGCTATATTCGGAGATTTAAGTGTAGAATATGAAGATAGAATATCTGTCCTGGAGTTAGATTTAATAGAGAAAAGCCCATTTCAGCCAAGGGAGGAGTTTGAACAAGAAAAACTTAAAGAACTTGCAGAGTCTATAAAGGAGAAGGGTGTTATTCAACCAATCATAGTTAGGGAATCAAATGGAAAATATCAAATAGTGGCGGGAGAACGTAGATTTTTAGCGGCCAAAATGGCCGGTCTTTCATCTATTCCTGCTATTGTTAGAGAATTGTCAGATGAGGAAGCAGCTGAGATTGCCTTAATAGAAAACATACAGAGAAAGGACTTAAATCCTATAGAGGAAGCTTTAGCCTACAAGCGTTTGATGGAAAATTTTGGTTATACTCAAGAGGAGCTTTCAAAAAGGATTGGCAAAGATAGGGCTACTATAGCCAATACGCTACGACTCTTGAAACTTCCAAACGAAGTAATAGAAATGCTAAAAAGCGGCCAGATAAGTGCAGGTCATGCCAGAGCATTGTTGGCTTTGAAGGATAATAAAGAGCAGGTTAAGCTTGCAGAAAAAATAAAAAAAGAAAAGCTTAGCGTTAGAGAAGCAGAAAAAGCAGCTTATGACTCAAAGCAGATAGAACAGTTAAAAGAAATAGAGGAAAAATTAAAGACTGTTACTAGCTATCCAGCTAAAATTAGATTTAAAAATAACAAATATAAAGTTGAATTTGTTTTAGATAGCTTGGATAAACTAGATGAGTTTCTAAGGAGGATAGGCGGGTGA
- a CDS encoding ParA family protein translates to MRTIAITNQKGGVGKTTTAINLGASLAVFGKRVLIIDMDPQGNATSGLGVEKDICVYHALIGKRTLKSLITPTEMENLFIVPSNISLIGAEVELSHKKNKERILKELLKDIKDFDYILIDCPPSLGFLTINALVAANSVLVPVQCEYFAMEGLAQLLHTINLVKKTFNPTLKIEGILLTMHDKRNNLSKQVEMELKRHFPKYIFKTLIPRNVRLSEAPSFGKSAITYDIKCPGSKSYLSLAKEVLRYA, encoded by the coding sequence ATGAGAACTATAGCTATTACCAATCAGAAAGGCGGTGTGGGTAAGACCACCACAGCCATCAATTTGGGTGCGTCGTTGGCGGTTTTTGGTAAAAGGGTTTTGATAATAGACATGGATCCTCAGGGTAATGCCACAAGTGGGCTGGGCGTGGAGAAGGATATTTGTGTATACCACGCTTTGATCGGCAAAAGGACGCTTAAATCCTTGATCACACCCACAGAGATGGAGAATCTATTTATAGTGCCTTCAAACATCTCGCTGATAGGAGCCGAGGTGGAGCTATCACACAAGAAGAACAAGGAGAGGATACTCAAGGAGCTGCTCAAGGATATCAAGGATTTTGATTATATTTTAATAGACTGTCCGCCCTCTTTGGGTTTTTTAACGATAAACGCTTTGGTGGCTGCCAATTCTGTTTTGGTTCCTGTTCAGTGCGAGTATTTTGCAATGGAAGGACTTGCTCAGCTATTGCATACAATAAACCTTGTTAAAAAAACCTTTAATCCTACGCTAAAGATCGAGGGCATTCTGCTTACCATGCACGATAAGAGAAACAATCTATCCAAACAGGTTGAGATGGAGCTTAAAAGGCATTTCCCTAAATACATATTCAAAACACTTATACCGAGGAATGTAAGGTTGTCTGAAGCGCCCAGCTTTGGCAAGTCTGCCATCACATACGACATAAAGTGCCCTGGAAGTAAAAGCTATTTATCTTTGGCCAAAGAGGTTTTGAGATATGCCTAA
- the murG gene encoding undecaprenyldiphospho-muramoylpentapeptide beta-N-acetylglucosaminyltransferase, protein MKNVVLTGGGTGGHLFAAIEFARFLKDRGYNPVIIGSVYGIENRILKKYPFDYVLLKSKGIMGKGLKDRFVNGFANLDALIHSIGVIKKLKPEFCVGFGGYVSLPVVLSCVILRRKSAILEQNSIPGKANRLLSRLVDLVFVNFDYTAQFLRGSIVVGNPTRIKTKGKHRLFDGRLKLGVVGGSRGARSINNSMIELSEFDLDIDVIHQTGVEDYSRVKDAYKRNGKNWQVVDFIEDMESFYKGIDFIICRSGASTLSEIACAGLGSILIPYPYAIYNHQYYNAKYFLDNEASIIIEDKDLSGKTLHTFISSLTADRLRVMSENAFDLCRRDACEKMLSYLEMVKR, encoded by the coding sequence ATGAAAAATGTAGTTTTAACTGGCGGCGGAACGGGTGGACACCTATTTGCAGCTATAGAGTTTGCAAGGTTTTTGAAAGATAGAGGTTATAATCCTGTTATCATAGGCTCTGTTTATGGAATAGAAAACAGGATATTAAAAAAGTATCCATTTGATTATGTGCTTTTAAAATCCAAAGGCATCATGGGAAAGGGCTTGAAAGATAGATTTGTAAATGGTTTTGCCAACCTTGATGCCCTGATTCACTCAATAGGCGTAATAAAAAAACTCAAGCCTGAATTCTGCGTGGGTTTTGGCGGTTATGTCAGCTTGCCTGTGGTTCTTTCATGCGTGATTTTAAGGAGAAAAAGCGCGATACTTGAGCAGAACTCCATTCCGGGTAAGGCCAACAGGTTGTTGTCCAGGCTGGTTGACCTTGTATTTGTAAATTTTGATTACACGGCTCAATTCTTGAGGGGTTCTATTGTTGTGGGCAATCCCACAAGGATAAAGACGAAAGGCAAGCATCGCTTATTTGATGGCAGGCTTAAGCTTGGCGTTGTTGGTGGCAGCAGAGGCGCAAGAAGCATCAATAACTCCATGATTGAGTTGTCTGAATTTGACCTGGATATAGATGTTATACATCAGACAGGTGTTGAGGATTATAGTAGGGTTAAAGACGCCTATAAAAGAAACGGTAAGAACTGGCAGGTGGTGGATTTCATAGAGGATATGGAGAGCTTTTATAAAGGGATAGATTTTATAATTTGCAGGTCTGGAGCCTCCACCCTGAGCGAGATTGCATGCGCCGGCCTGGGATCCATTTTGATTCCGTATCCCTATGCAATTTACAACCACCAATACTATAATGCTAAGTATTTTTTAGATAATGAAGCATCAATTATAATTGAGGACAAAGATTTAAGTGGAAAAACACTTCACACTTTTATATCATCTTTAACGGCTGACAGATTGAGAGTTATGTCTGAGAATGCGTTTGATTTGTGTAGAAGGGATGCTTGTGAAAAAATGCTTAGCTATCTTGAGATGGTGAAACGATGA
- a CDS encoding AAA family ATPase — translation MLRRIEIENFLTIEKCTIEPSKGLTAIVGESGSGKSLILKAIDSVFSSKVDTGVVGNFGDKTTIKLFFELNEDQKIGLEAFDIDADEIVLIRIIKKGKSRILLNHEPITSKVAAAIKELLLGVVSYDYRVDAFSSKSLLEVIDSLIDSEAKESFREAFLEFLGLSDKLKAIENRLDEIDNMHPEVLLDAIEKVNPRPGEYEELLDLSKRIKSISLAKEHALRILNDVYDAENSVVDVLQRSVDMLEKLKFSGFELDAYELFFEAVEKLNIARGEFEQILDKSYQDEDIDKIQARLFELEELQRKFSRTLDKIIEHAEKLKELIKEKERLVFELEDTRKRMDEAKKQAIDKAEVLSSKRKEKAEKLKGEIVKYLKELMLDKTVVFINFDRVGMSKDGFDSVSIAFSANPDLKPAPIDKVASGGERSRFILSLKRAIADIRSTAQTLLLDEIETGVSGKTLKAVLNLIKDYSDKNQVIMITHSDEAKSIADRIYRVKKVFDSSKTRSIVSEE, via the coding sequence ATGTTGAGGCGTATAGAGATAGAGAACTTTTTAACGATAGAGAAATGCACTATTGAACCATCAAAGGGTTTAACAGCTATAGTGGGTGAATCTGGAAGCGGCAAGTCTTTGATATTGAAGGCTATAGACAGTGTATTTTCAAGCAAGGTTGACACGGGTGTTGTCGGTAATTTTGGCGATAAGACCACTATAAAGCTTTTTTTTGAGTTGAATGAAGATCAGAAGATCGGTCTTGAGGCATTTGATATAGATGCAGATGAGATAGTTTTGATCAGGATTATAAAAAAGGGAAAATCCAGGATCCTTTTAAATCATGAGCCTATAACATCAAAGGTGGCAGCAGCAATCAAGGAGTTGCTTTTGGGCGTTGTGTCGTATGATTACAGGGTGGATGCTTTTTCTTCTAAATCCCTGCTTGAGGTTATAGATAGCCTGATAGATAGCGAAGCTAAAGAGTCTTTTAGGGAGGCCTTCCTTGAGTTTCTTGGGTTGTCCGATAAACTAAAAGCCATTGAGAATAGGCTTGATGAGATAGACAACATGCATCCTGAGGTTTTGCTCGATGCCATAGAAAAGGTTAACCCCAGACCTGGTGAGTATGAGGAGCTTTTGGATTTATCCAAGCGTATAAAGTCTATATCTTTAGCAAAGGAACACGCATTAAGGATTTTAAATGATGTCTATGATGCAGAAAACAGCGTTGTTGATGTGCTGCAAAGAAGCGTCGATATGCTTGAAAAACTAAAATTTAGCGGCTTTGAGCTTGATGCTTATGAGTTGTTTTTTGAGGCTGTGGAGAAGCTCAACATTGCAAGGGGTGAGTTTGAGCAGATTTTGGATAAGAGCTATCAAGATGAGGATATAGATAAAATCCAGGCAAGGTTATTTGAGCTTGAGGAGTTGCAAAGGAAGTTCTCCAGGACGTTAGATAAAATCATAGAGCATGCAGAAAAGCTTAAAGAGTTAATAAAAGAAAAGGAAAGGCTTGTTTTTGAACTTGAGGATACCAGAAAGAGGATGGATGAGGCAAAGAAACAGGCTATAGATAAGGCTGAAGTTCTTAGCAGTAAAAGAAAGGAAAAGGCTGAAAAACTCAAAGGGGAAATAGTAAAATACCTAAAAGAGCTTATGCTTGATAAGACTGTTGTTTTTATTAATTTTGATAGGGTTGGCATGTCAAAGGATGGATTTGATAGCGTATCTATCGCATTTAGCGCAAACCCGGATTTGAAACCTGCTCCGATAGATAAGGTGGCAAGCGGAGGGGAGAGATCCCGCTTTATTCTATCCTTAAAACGGGCAATTGCCGATATAAGATCCACAGCTCAGACGCTTTTGTTGGATGAGATAGAAACCGGGGTGAGTGGCAAGACGCTGAAGGCAGTCTTAAACCTGATAAAGGATTACTCGGATAAGAATCAGGTCATAATGATAACACACAGTGATGAGGCTAAATCTATAGCTGATAGGATCTATAGAGTCAAGAAGGTGTTTGATAGCTCAAAAACCAGAAGTATTGTTAGTGAAGAATGA
- a CDS encoding NAD(+)/NADH kinase produces MFEKVGVIAKTKVENIDKIIKQLVSHLKGLGVEVVLGEEAASVLNENGIERHKLAGYVDMILVLGGDGTFISAARSVNESKKDIPILGVNLGRMGFLTEVPLSEMYRVLDSVFIRNEYHIEERMMLDVKLYEGDELIIKKTVFNDAVVNKGALARIVPLRVKARISSNIYHVAVYHADGLIISTPSGSTAYNLAAGGPIIYPTMDCVVITPICPHTLSNRPLVLPVDAELTVMMDEEIDDVMATLDGQIGYRITKKHRMVVGKSKRKIKIITQRDKNYFDVLRTKLNWEERKIRSLKC; encoded by the coding sequence ATGTTTGAAAAGGTTGGTGTAATTGCTAAGACAAAGGTTGAGAATATAGACAAGATAATAAAACAACTCGTCAGTCATCTAAAGGGTTTAGGTGTTGAGGTTGTGCTTGGTGAGGAAGCTGCATCGGTTTTAAATGAGAACGGCATAGAAAGGCATAAACTTGCCGGATATGTTGATATGATCCTGGTTTTAGGCGGGGATGGAACATTTATCTCTGCTGCCCGTTCGGTGAATGAGTCTAAGAAGGATATACCGATTTTGGGTGTAAATTTGGGTAGGATGGGGTTTCTGACCGAGGTGCCTTTGTCTGAGATGTATAGGGTGTTGGATAGTGTGTTTATTAGAAACGAGTATCACATAGAAGAAAGGATGATGTTGGATGTAAAGCTTTATGAGGGTGATGAACTGATAATAAAGAAAACCGTTTTCAACGATGCTGTTGTAAATAAAGGGGCGCTGGCGAGGATAGTGCCTTTGAGGGTCAAAGCGAGAATAAGCTCAAACATCTATCATGTGGCCGTTTACCACGCTGATGGTTTGATCATATCAACGCCTTCTGGCTCAACGGCTTATAATCTGGCAGCTGGAGGGCCTATAATATATCCAACAATGGATTGCGTTGTTATAACACCTATCTGTCCGCATACACTATCAAACAGGCCGCTTGTCCTTCCCGTTGATGCCGAGCTTACAGTGATGATGGATGAGGAGATAGACGATGTTATGGCCACTCTGGATGGTCAAATCGGCTATAGGATAACAAAAAAACACAGGATGGTTGTTGGTAAATCCAAAAGGAAGATAAAGATAATCACGCAGAGGGATAAGAATTACTTTGATGTATTGAGAACCAAGCTCAACTGGGAAGAAAGAAAGATTAGAAGCCTGAAATGTTGA